The proteins below come from a single Larimichthys crocea isolate SSNF chromosome II, L_crocea_2.0, whole genome shotgun sequence genomic window:
- the LOC104929199 gene encoding zinc finger and BTB domain-containing protein 24 isoform X3, translating into MCSVVGCESWRRSAERFRLPEDPDRRLEWVQFLFEVNGQRLKESSWTDITICSEHFTSDCFETMTPGTVQLKPCVVPSLCIKSEQDEPLESPQYVEPVETICKREDSNTCNSPTDSEESKHILTGSQPSLQSSGVVLVSCVSNAVASGSHQTQEKVTIDLNKEKAALLQMKGKFVVNESCLLQLFCRKCPSCGGKLQLEKVTYGLLIILNQQCLQCDYRYQWKSQVNASVPTEEDQTQQEIPTDHNPRRTVFSETVTFSDEESDPSDDGEEGDEGGVGSDGEWNPNEDVLSAEELTKESEEETEDEGEEEDFASPGGLQIYELCTECGRFFNILKPHTCEHKVKPYSCNICGKRCVTEISLKNHSKIHDETYEHPCKYCHVTFKARVDKLKHEQIHQNNKDPYKCPDCPETFPTSKERNTHLSNHRAPKEFKCGVCGIEFKDVHHLRRHSVVHTGLKPYKCSVCKRGFNQSNHLKSHMRLHTGERPYKCQHCDRSFNHNVSLKSHVLRYHSSSSGPKQKKKKIKEITSDSGDTVDNGNKEGRNSEFDNVGEEHNTQEEAQKEKKETPKIRKRSTGRPRGRPKRNAAGDTDLAGQRKGPRSKTKTGKSKVQKLKKTSSSDEESEDEQSDSDISFDSAEQEEEEEEVEEKETARKSTGRSRGRPKNDSDTDFDPEEETKKKRSFCVHPV; encoded by the exons ATGTGCTCCGTCGTCGGGTGTGAGTCGTGGCGTCGCAGTGCGGAAAGGTTCAGGTTACCGGAGGATCCTGACAGGAGACTGGAGTGGGTTCAGTTCCTGTTTGAAGTCAATGGGCAACGACTCAAAGAATCGTCCTGGACTGATATCACGATCTGCAGTGAACATTTTACCAGTGACTGTTTTGAAACAATGACTCCTGGCACGGTCCAGCTAAAACCCTGTGTTGTCCCATCACTGTGTATCAAGTCAGAGCAGGATGAACCTCTGGAGAGCCCACAATATGTG GAACCTGTGGAGACCATTTGTAAGCGTGAAGACAGTAACACATGTAATAGTCCGACTGATTCTGAAgaatcaaaacatattttaacag GTTCCCAACCGAGTCTTCAGTCAAGTGGGGTCGTCTTGGTGTCGTGTGTTTCAAACGCTGTCGCCTCTGGATCTCACCAGACGCAAGAAAAAGTCACGATCGATTTGAACAAAGAAAA agctgCGCTTCTACAGATGAAAGGAAAGTTTGTTGTGAATGAAAGCTGCCTCCTCCAGTTGTTTTGCCGCAAGTGTCCGTCATGTGGAGGCAAACTTCAGCTGGAGAAGGTCACCTATGGACTGCTCATCATCTTGAATCAGCAGTGCCTTCAGTGTGACTACAGATACCAGTGGAAAAGCCAAGTCAATGCCAGTGTCCCGACAGAAGAAGATCAGACCCAACAG gAAATACCCACAGATCACAACCCCAGGAGGACAGTTTTCTCTGAGACTGTTACATTTAGTGATGAAGAAAGTGACCCCTCGGATGATGGAGAAGAAGGTGATGAAGGTGGGGTGGGTTCAGACGGGGAATGGAATCCAAATGAGGATGTTTTATCGGCTGAAGAGCTCACAAAGGAGTCTGAAGAGGAAACTGAAGACGAAGGCGAAGAGGAAGATTTTGCTTCTCCGGGTGGCCTCCAAATTTATGAGCTCTGTACAGAGTGTGGACGTTTTTTCAATATTCTGAAGCCTCACACGTGTGAGCACAAAGTAAAGCCCTATTCCTGCAATATTTGTGGCAAAAGATGTGTTACTGAGATATCTCTGAAGAACCATAGCAAAATCCACGATGAAACCTACGAACACCCTTGCAAATACTGCCACGTTACCTTCAAAGCAAGGGTGGACAAACTTAAACATGAGCAGATCCATCAAAATAACAAAGATCCTTACAAATGTCCCGACTGTCCAGAGACATTTCCCACCAGTAAAGAACGCAACACCCATCTCTCAAATCACAGAGCCCCAAAAGAGTTCAAATGTGGAGTTTGTGGCATTGAATTCAAGGATGTACATCATCTTCGGAGACACTCTGTCGTGCACACAGGATTGAAACCTTACAAGTGTTCGGTTTGCAAGCGTGGCTTCAACCAGTCAAACCACCTGAAATCCCACATGCGTCTGCACACAGGGGAGAGGCCTTATAAGTGTCAGCATTGTGACCGCAGCTTTAATCACAACGTGAGCTTGAAGAGTCACGTTCTGCGTTACCACTCATCGAGCTCTGGAcctaaacagaagaaaaaaaagataaaggaaATCACAAGTGACAGTGGTGATACGGTGGACAATGGGAATAAGGAAGGCAGGAACTCTGAGTTTGACAATGTAGGAgaagaacacaacacacaagaggaggcgcagaaggagaaaaaagagacaccAAAAATTAGAAAGAGAAGCACAGGTAGACCCAGAGGGAGGCCGAAGAGAAATGCAGCAGGCGACACGGACCTGGCAGGTCAACGAAAGGGCCCGCGTTCTAAAACTAAGACTGGAAAATCAAAGGTGCAGAAGTTAAAGAAAACAAGTTCCAGCGATGAGGAAAGTGAGGACGAGCAATCAGATAGTGACATATCCTTTGACTCAGcagaacaggaagaagaagaagaagaagtagaagagaaggagacagcGAGGAAAAGCACAGGGAGATCAAGAGGAAGGCCAAAAAATGACAGTGACACTGATTTTGACccagaagaagagacaaagaaaaagag
- the LOC104929199 gene encoding zinc finger protein 572 isoform X4: MCSVVGCESWRRSAERFRLPEDPDRRLEWVQFLFEVNGQRLKESSWTDITICSEHFTSDCFETMTPGTVQLKPCVVPSLCIKSEQDEPLESPQYVEPVETICKREDSNTCNSPTDSEESKHILTGSQPSLQSSGVVLVSCVSNAVASGSHQTQEKVTIDLNKEKAALLQMKGKFVVNESCLLQLFCRKCPSCGGKLQLEKVTYGLLIILNQQCLQCDYRYQWKSQVNASVPTEEDQTQQEIPTDHNPRRTVFSETVTFSDEESDPSDDGEEGDEGGVGSDGEWNPNEDVLSAEELTKESEEETEDEGEEEDFASPGGLQIYELCTECGRFFNILKPHTCEHKVKPYSCNICGKRCVTEISLKNHSKIHDETYEHPCKYCHVTFKARVDKLKHEQIHQNNKDPYKCPDCPETFPTSKERNTHLSNHRAPKEFKCGVCGIEFKDVHHLRRHSVVHTGLKPYKCSVCKRGFNQSNHLKSHMRLHTGERPYKCQHCDRSFNHNVSLKSHVLRYHSSSSGPKQKKKKIKEITSDSGDTVDNGNKEGRNSEFDNVGEEHNTQEEAQKEKKETPKIRKRSTGRPRGRPKRNAAGDTDLAGQRKGPRSKTKTGKSKNRKKKKKK; the protein is encoded by the exons ATGTGCTCCGTCGTCGGGTGTGAGTCGTGGCGTCGCAGTGCGGAAAGGTTCAGGTTACCGGAGGATCCTGACAGGAGACTGGAGTGGGTTCAGTTCCTGTTTGAAGTCAATGGGCAACGACTCAAAGAATCGTCCTGGACTGATATCACGATCTGCAGTGAACATTTTACCAGTGACTGTTTTGAAACAATGACTCCTGGCACGGTCCAGCTAAAACCCTGTGTTGTCCCATCACTGTGTATCAAGTCAGAGCAGGATGAACCTCTGGAGAGCCCACAATATGTG GAACCTGTGGAGACCATTTGTAAGCGTGAAGACAGTAACACATGTAATAGTCCGACTGATTCTGAAgaatcaaaacatattttaacag GTTCCCAACCGAGTCTTCAGTCAAGTGGGGTCGTCTTGGTGTCGTGTGTTTCAAACGCTGTCGCCTCTGGATCTCACCAGACGCAAGAAAAAGTCACGATCGATTTGAACAAAGAAAA agctgCGCTTCTACAGATGAAAGGAAAGTTTGTTGTGAATGAAAGCTGCCTCCTCCAGTTGTTTTGCCGCAAGTGTCCGTCATGTGGAGGCAAACTTCAGCTGGAGAAGGTCACCTATGGACTGCTCATCATCTTGAATCAGCAGTGCCTTCAGTGTGACTACAGATACCAGTGGAAAAGCCAAGTCAATGCCAGTGTCCCGACAGAAGAAGATCAGACCCAACAG gAAATACCCACAGATCACAACCCCAGGAGGACAGTTTTCTCTGAGACTGTTACATTTAGTGATGAAGAAAGTGACCCCTCGGATGATGGAGAAGAAGGTGATGAAGGTGGGGTGGGTTCAGACGGGGAATGGAATCCAAATGAGGATGTTTTATCGGCTGAAGAGCTCACAAAGGAGTCTGAAGAGGAAACTGAAGACGAAGGCGAAGAGGAAGATTTTGCTTCTCCGGGTGGCCTCCAAATTTATGAGCTCTGTACAGAGTGTGGACGTTTTTTCAATATTCTGAAGCCTCACACGTGTGAGCACAAAGTAAAGCCCTATTCCTGCAATATTTGTGGCAAAAGATGTGTTACTGAGATATCTCTGAAGAACCATAGCAAAATCCACGATGAAACCTACGAACACCCTTGCAAATACTGCCACGTTACCTTCAAAGCAAGGGTGGACAAACTTAAACATGAGCAGATCCATCAAAATAACAAAGATCCTTACAAATGTCCCGACTGTCCAGAGACATTTCCCACCAGTAAAGAACGCAACACCCATCTCTCAAATCACAGAGCCCCAAAAGAGTTCAAATGTGGAGTTTGTGGCATTGAATTCAAGGATGTACATCATCTTCGGAGACACTCTGTCGTGCACACAGGATTGAAACCTTACAAGTGTTCGGTTTGCAAGCGTGGCTTCAACCAGTCAAACCACCTGAAATCCCACATGCGTCTGCACACAGGGGAGAGGCCTTATAAGTGTCAGCATTGTGACCGCAGCTTTAATCACAACGTGAGCTTGAAGAGTCACGTTCTGCGTTACCACTCATCGAGCTCTGGAcctaaacagaagaaaaaaaagataaaggaaATCACAAGTGACAGTGGTGATACGGTGGACAATGGGAATAAGGAAGGCAGGAACTCTGAGTTTGACAATGTAGGAgaagaacacaacacacaagaggaggcgcagaaggagaaaaaagagacaccAAAAATTAGAAAGAGAAGCACAGGTAGACCCAGAGGGAGGCCGAAGAGAAATGCAGCAGGCGACACGGACCTGGCAGGTCAACGAAAGGGCCCGCGTTCTAAAACTAAGACTGGAAAATCAAAG aacaggaagaagaagaagaagaagtag
- the LOC104929199 gene encoding zinc finger protein 429 isoform X1, with product MCSVVGCESWRRSAERFRLPEDPDRRLEWVQFLFEVNGQRLKESSWTDITICSEHFTSDCFETMTPGTVQLKPCVVPSLCIKSEQDEPLESPQYVEPVETICKREDSNTCNSPTDSEESKHILTGSQPSLQSSGVVLVSCVSNAVASGSHQTQEKVTIDLNKEKAALLQMKGKFVVNESCLLQLFCRKCPSCGGKLQLEKVTYGLLIILNQQCLQCDYRYQWKSQVNASVPTEEDQTQQEIPTDHNPRRTVFSETVTFSDEESDPSDDGEEGDEGGVGSDGEWNPNEDVLSAEELTKESEEETEDEGEEEDFASPGGLQIYELCTECGRFFNILKPHTCEHKVKPYSCNICGKRCVTEISLKNHSKIHDETYEHPCKYCHVTFKARVDKLKHEQIHQNNKDPYKCPDCPETFPTSKERNTHLSNHRAPKEFKCGVCGIEFKDVHHLRRHSVVHTGLKPYKCSVCKRGFNQSNHLKSHMRLHTGERPYKCQHCDRSFNHNVSLKSHVLRYHSSSSGPKQKKKKIKEITSDSGDTVDNGNKEGRNSEFDNVGEEHNTQEEAQKEKKETPKIRKRSTGRPRGRPKRNAAGDTDLAGQRKGPRSKTKTGKSKVQKLKKTSSSDEESEDEQSDSDISFDSAEQEEEEEEVEEKETARKSTGRSRGRPKNDSDTDFDPEEETKKKRYSTQSSGKSAVKRQGRPKKNLAV from the exons ATGTGCTCCGTCGTCGGGTGTGAGTCGTGGCGTCGCAGTGCGGAAAGGTTCAGGTTACCGGAGGATCCTGACAGGAGACTGGAGTGGGTTCAGTTCCTGTTTGAAGTCAATGGGCAACGACTCAAAGAATCGTCCTGGACTGATATCACGATCTGCAGTGAACATTTTACCAGTGACTGTTTTGAAACAATGACTCCTGGCACGGTCCAGCTAAAACCCTGTGTTGTCCCATCACTGTGTATCAAGTCAGAGCAGGATGAACCTCTGGAGAGCCCACAATATGTG GAACCTGTGGAGACCATTTGTAAGCGTGAAGACAGTAACACATGTAATAGTCCGACTGATTCTGAAgaatcaaaacatattttaacag GTTCCCAACCGAGTCTTCAGTCAAGTGGGGTCGTCTTGGTGTCGTGTGTTTCAAACGCTGTCGCCTCTGGATCTCACCAGACGCAAGAAAAAGTCACGATCGATTTGAACAAAGAAAA agctgCGCTTCTACAGATGAAAGGAAAGTTTGTTGTGAATGAAAGCTGCCTCCTCCAGTTGTTTTGCCGCAAGTGTCCGTCATGTGGAGGCAAACTTCAGCTGGAGAAGGTCACCTATGGACTGCTCATCATCTTGAATCAGCAGTGCCTTCAGTGTGACTACAGATACCAGTGGAAAAGCCAAGTCAATGCCAGTGTCCCGACAGAAGAAGATCAGACCCAACAG gAAATACCCACAGATCACAACCCCAGGAGGACAGTTTTCTCTGAGACTGTTACATTTAGTGATGAAGAAAGTGACCCCTCGGATGATGGAGAAGAAGGTGATGAAGGTGGGGTGGGTTCAGACGGGGAATGGAATCCAAATGAGGATGTTTTATCGGCTGAAGAGCTCACAAAGGAGTCTGAAGAGGAAACTGAAGACGAAGGCGAAGAGGAAGATTTTGCTTCTCCGGGTGGCCTCCAAATTTATGAGCTCTGTACAGAGTGTGGACGTTTTTTCAATATTCTGAAGCCTCACACGTGTGAGCACAAAGTAAAGCCCTATTCCTGCAATATTTGTGGCAAAAGATGTGTTACTGAGATATCTCTGAAGAACCATAGCAAAATCCACGATGAAACCTACGAACACCCTTGCAAATACTGCCACGTTACCTTCAAAGCAAGGGTGGACAAACTTAAACATGAGCAGATCCATCAAAATAACAAAGATCCTTACAAATGTCCCGACTGTCCAGAGACATTTCCCACCAGTAAAGAACGCAACACCCATCTCTCAAATCACAGAGCCCCAAAAGAGTTCAAATGTGGAGTTTGTGGCATTGAATTCAAGGATGTACATCATCTTCGGAGACACTCTGTCGTGCACACAGGATTGAAACCTTACAAGTGTTCGGTTTGCAAGCGTGGCTTCAACCAGTCAAACCACCTGAAATCCCACATGCGTCTGCACACAGGGGAGAGGCCTTATAAGTGTCAGCATTGTGACCGCAGCTTTAATCACAACGTGAGCTTGAAGAGTCACGTTCTGCGTTACCACTCATCGAGCTCTGGAcctaaacagaagaaaaaaaagataaaggaaATCACAAGTGACAGTGGTGATACGGTGGACAATGGGAATAAGGAAGGCAGGAACTCTGAGTTTGACAATGTAGGAgaagaacacaacacacaagaggaggcgcagaaggagaaaaaagagacaccAAAAATTAGAAAGAGAAGCACAGGTAGACCCAGAGGGAGGCCGAAGAGAAATGCAGCAGGCGACACGGACCTGGCAGGTCAACGAAAGGGCCCGCGTTCTAAAACTAAGACTGGAAAATCAAAGGTGCAGAAGTTAAAGAAAACAAGTTCCAGCGATGAGGAAAGTGAGGACGAGCAATCAGATAGTGACATATCCTTTGACTCAGcagaacaggaagaagaagaagaagaagtagaagagaaggagacagcGAGGAAAAGCACAGGGAGATCAAGAGGAAGGCCAAAAAATGACAGTGACACTGATTTTGACccagaagaagagacaaagaaaaagaggtaCAGCACACAGAGCAGTGGTAAGAGCGCAGTGAAACGTCAGGGCAGACCAAAGAAGAATCTAGCAGTCTGA